Proteins co-encoded in one Candidatus Afararchaeum irisae genomic window:
- a CDS encoding ribbon-helix-helix domain-containing protein, whose amino-acid sequence MGSTRVNFRLPEDLIEKADVAAEVSKKNRTEIVKEALQDYLDDIEDDEKFKKAVVELYLDDQIGFEVLKEFIGRQDAESVRASKTILEQGEDLADDLAEL is encoded by the coding sequence ATGGGCAGTACCAGGGTCAACTTCCGTCTCCCAGAAGACTTGATTGAGAAGGCGGACGTAGCGGCTGAAGTCAGCAAGAAAAACCGAACCGAGATCGTCAAAGAGGCGCTTCAAGACTACCTGGATGACATTGAGGACGACGAGAAGTTCAAGAAGGCAGTCGTAGAACTCTACCTCGACGACCAGATCGGGTTCGAAGTCCTCAAAGAGTTTATCGGACGACAGGACGCTGAATCTGTACGCGCCTCGAAAACCATTCTGGAACAGGGCGAAGATCTAGCCGATGACCTCGCAGAACTGTAG